The DNA region GTCCAGCGCCGGATGAACAGCTGGCTGGAAGTCTCCCGGCGCTACGGTCGCGAGCCTGCGGCGGTGCTGGACGCCCGGGCTTCGATGGCGAAGCGGGTGGCGGATCAGGGGGACATCGACGGCAATTTGAAACGGCTGCGCACCGAAGCGGAGGCCATGGAGAAGGCGGCCCGCGCGGCGGCGGTCGAATTGGGGCGGAAACGGGCGAAGGCGGGCGCTGAACTGGTCAAACGCACCAAACCGCTCATGGCCGAGCTCGGTTTCAAGAAAGCGGCCCTCGAAGTGCACCTTGAAGCCACCAGGGCCCTGGGGCCAAGTGGCGATTCCCGGGTCGAGCTTCATTTTTCGCCTAATGTGGGCGAGCCCATGCTGCCCCTGTCCAAGATCGCCTCGAGCGGTGAGCTGGCCCGGATCCTCCTCGCCCTGAAGACGGTCCTGGCGGAAGTCGACGACATACCGGTTCTCATTTTCGACGAGGTTGACGCGAACGTGGGCGGCGAGATCGGCGGGGCGGTCGGGGAGAAGATGGCGGTGATCGCCCGGGATCACCAGGTTTTCTGCGTGACCCACCTGCCGCAGGTGGCGGCCTGTGCCGGTCAGCACTTTGTGGTGGAAAAGGATCAGTCGGGCAAACGGGCCAGCGTATCAATCCGAAAGATACACGAGGAAGCGGACGAGCGGGTGGGAGAACTGGCCCGGATGCTCGGGGACCGGAAGGCGAAGTCGGCCATCGCGCATGCCCGGGAGATGCTGGGGGGTGGACGGAAGGGTTGAGGGCAGATGCCGCGGAGCGGCGGTGGACGGTGGACGGTGGGGGAAGCCGAAGATGGAGGGTCGGGGACCGGGAGAGCCGGGAAAACAAAACGTAGCATGCTACAGTTTGTTTTTGATTTTGCTACGTAGGATGCTACGGTTGGTTTTGGGAATGAAAACAATACGGTCCAGGCTACGGTTGGTTTTGGGGCTGTCGCTTTGGAGGACGGCCCGGCGGTCCGTCCCTACCCTGGATTCCATGGGGGGCGGCCGATACGGAGATCGGCTGTTCGATTGAGTTGGTGCCTCAAAGGGCCGGACCAGGGTCCGCGCCTACACTTTGGGCTGCGGAGAACGGCGGCAGAGCGCCGTTGCTACACTTTGGGCTCTGGGGAACGGCGGCAGAGCGCCGTTGCTACATTTTCGCTGAGAGGACGATCCGCTCCTGCCTGATCAGACGTTGAAGCGGAAGTGGACGACGTCGCCGTCCTTGACCTCATAGTCGCGTCCTTCCATCCGGTATTTGCCGGCTTCGCGGGCGGCGGCGATGGAGCCGGCGGCTTTCAGGTCTTCCCATGAGACGACCTCGGCCTTGATGAACCCTTTTTCGAAATCGGTGTGGATGACGCCGGCGCATTGCGGGGCCTTCATGCCCTTGATGAAGGTCCAGGCCCGGGTCTCGATCTCGCCGGAAGTGAGGAAGGAGGCGAGGCCGAGAAGGTGGTAGGTGGCGTGGATGAGTTCGGAAACCCCGGAATCCCTGGCGCCAAGCTCGCTGAGGAATTGCTGTTCCTCTTCCGGGCTGAGTTCCCCGAGGTCCTCTTCCAGCTTGGAGCAGATGACGCAGCTTTCGGCGTCGCGGTGGGTGCGGACGTATTCGCGGACTTTGGCCACGTGCGGGTTCTTGTCGTGGTCGGCCACATCATCCTCTCCCACGTTGCAGGCGTAGATGACGGGTTTGGCCGAAAGAAGCTGAAAACCGTTGATGCGCTGCTGTTCGCGTTCGTCGGACACGGCGAAGGAGTTGACGGTCTTCCCCTCATTGAGGTGGGGGATTAGACGCTCGAGGAGGGCGACGGCGGCGATGGCGTCCTTGTCCTGGCCGCGGGCCTTTTTCAGGTTTCGCTCGAGTTGGCGTTCGGCGGAGTCGAGGTCGGCGAGGACGAGTTCCGTGCTGATGACCTCGATGTCACGGATCGGGTCGACGCTGCCCATATTGTGGATGATGTCGTCGTTTTCGAAACAGCGGACCACTTCGACGATGGCATCGACTTCGCGGATATTGGAGAGGAATTTGTTGCCGAGCCCTTCACCTTTGCTGGCCCCGGCGACGAGTCCGGCGATGTCGAGGAATTCAACGGCTGCCGGGATGATCTTGGCCGACTTGGTGATTCTGGAGAGCGGCTCCAGGCGGTTGTCGGGCACCTGGACGACGCCCACATTGGGTTCGATCGTGCAGAACGGGTAGTTGGCCGCCTCCGCCTTGCGGGAGCGGGTGAGGGCGTTGAAGAGGGTGGATTTGCCGACATTGGGCAATCCGACGATTCCGGCTCGGAGCATAATGGTAGGGAAAAGGTCTATCGGAAAACCCTTAATGGGGACGGGAGCGAGCAAAAACGGGTTCCCGACACTTCCGGCGCTGGGATTGCCGAGGCGAATTGATTCAGGAAGGGGCTTGACAAGCGTTGGGATTACCGGACGATTTTCCGCTTTTCGTCGTCAAATCCTCTTTATCAACCACGCCTCAGTCATGGCATTGAAGATCAAACTCGCCCGAACCGGCGCCACCCACAATCCTGTTTATCGCGTCGTCGTCGCTGAAGCGCGGGGCAACCGGGACGGCCGTTTCGTGGAGATCCTCGGCACCTATCAGCCGAAACAGCGGAACAACCGCCTGAAACTGAATGTCGAGCGTGCGGATTACTGGGTCAGCCAGGGAGCGATCCCGACCAACACCAGCCGGTCCCTGATCAAGAAAGCACGCAAAGCGGCGCCGGCCGAGGTGGCTGCGACCCCGGCCGAGAGCACCGCTTCGGCTGAAGGTTGACTCTTTGATTCCGGGCCTGAGCGGTCCGGATGAAGGCCAAGGGTTCGGCTTCAGGGCCGGACCTTTTCTGTTTTTGAGACCATCGCAGAAATCCCCGGGTTTCCATTCCGCCGGTGAAGATCGATATTCTGACACTTTTCCCCGCGATGCTTGAGGGATTCCTCTCCGAGAGCATGATCGGCCGTGCCCGGACGGCGGGGCTGCTCGAGATCGCGGTTCACAATATCCGCGACTGGGCCACGGACAAGCACCAGGTGACCGATGACCGGCCCTTTGGTGGAGGCGCCGGGATGGTCATGAAGCCCGAACCGCTCTTTGCGGCGATCGAAGCGGTGCGCCGGCCCGGGTCGTTGTCCGTCTATCTGGCTCCGGATGGCGAATCACTGACGCCGACTCTTGCGCGCGAATTGAATGCGGCGCCCCACCTGATCCTGGTCAGCGGGCATTACGAAGGAATTGACCAGCGGGTGCGGGATCATGCCATTGATCGTGAGGTCAGCATCGGCGATTACGTGCTGACCAACGGCACCCTCGCGGCGGCCGTCCTGGTCGACGTCTGCGCCCGATTCACGCCCGGTGTTCTCGGTGAGGAAAAGTCATTGACTCAGGAAAGTTTCACCGGCAATTTGCTCGACTTCCCTCAATACACGCGACCGGCCGAATTCCGTGGTTGGGGGATCCCAGAGGTTCTTCTTTCGGGGAATCACGCTGAGATTGACAAGTGGCGACACGAACAGCGGCTCGAGCGAACCCGGAAATTACGTCCCGATTTACTGAAAAAGTCCCATGAAACCAATCGTTAGCGAAATCACCCGCAGCCAACTCAAGACCGATTTGCCCGCCTTCAAGGTTGGTGACGGTGTTCGTGTCCACACCAAGGTGCGGGAAGGCGAAAAAGAGCGTATCCAGGTTTTTGCCGGTATCGTCATTGCCCGGAAGGGCGGGGGGATCCAGGAGACCTTCACGGTTCGCCGCATTTCCTACGGAGAAGGCGTGGAAAAAGTATTCCCGGTCCACAGCCCGAACATCGACAAGATCGAGATCGACCGCGAGAGCAAGGTCATGCGGGCCCGTCTCTACTACCTGCGTGGCCGGATCGGCAAGCGGGCCGTCCAGGTCAAGGAGAAGCGGACCTCCTGAGCGGGGTGTCTTTCTCCGGCGAATGACCGGATTTGATTTTGAAGGGCGGTTCCTGTGGGAGCCGCCCTTTTTCATGGAAGTGCAGCCACGCCGCTGTGTCGGTGTTTTCTCCGGATGCCTCGGGCACGTCGACGCAGCGAAGCGGCTGTAGTGCCTGCCGGTCGGACGGCTGGGCGGTCCGTCCCTGCCGGATCTCCGGCCTCCGTCCATCCCATTACGGTAATGGCTTCTTGTCTTGCGCCCGGCATTCCGGCGATTTCAAATGGTCCATTATGTCTCTGGATAAGGAAATCCTTTCTCAGGCCGCTGATCAGGCCCGTGGCATCGCGATTGATGGAGTGGTGGCGGCCGGCAATGCCGGACACCTCGGGCTGCCTTTGGGTGCGGCCGAGATCGGGGCCGTCCTTTTCGGACATTCCCTGAGATTCAATCCGGCGCGTCCGCGATGGATCAACCGCGACCGGTTCGTCCTCTCGGCCGGCCATGGTTCGATGTTCCTTTACGGGTGGCTTCACCTTGCCGGGTATGATCTGCCGAAGGAGGAACTGGCGAAATTCCGGCACCTGCACAGCAAGACTCCGGGCCATCCCGAGTTCCATGAGACCGTCGGCGTCGAAGCCACGACCGGGCCACTTGGCCAGGGGGTTGGCAATGCGGTCGGAATGGCGATGTCGGCCAAAATGGCCGAGGCTCGATTCAACACGGCTGAGCACACCATCCTCGACTACCGGGTGGTCTGCCTGATGGGCGACGGGTGCAATCAGGAGGGAGTGTCCCAGGAGGCCTGCGCGCTGGCCGGGCACCTCGGGCTCGACAATCTGATCCTGATCTTCGACAGCAACGACGTCACGCTCGACGCCCAGGGCGAAGCGAGTCAATCGGAGGACACGGCGGCCCGATTCAAGGCCATCGGTTTCGACGTCCAGACCATCGACGGGCATGATCTCGAGGCGATTGCCGGGGCCTATGACGCGGCGCGTTCGACCACCTCGGGTCGGCCGCAGTTGATCATCGCCCGGACCGAGATCGGTCGGGGCATTCCGGAGGTGGCGGGAACCTTCAAGGCCCATGGTGAAGGCGGCGCGAAATTCGCCGAGAAGTCGAAGGCGGGTCTTGGTCTCCCCGCCGGCGAAACATTCTATGTATCCGACGAGGTGCATGATTATTTCAAGGCCCAGGCGCATCACCACGATGAGGATCAGGCAGAGTGGGATGCTCTCTATTCTGCATGGAAGGCGGCGAACCCCGACCTGGCGGCCCTGCTCGAAGACGGCTATGCCCGGACCCTGCCCGATGTGGATACCCTGCTTTCCTGGATACCGGAGGCCTCGGACAAGCCGGCGGCCACGCGGGTGACCGGCGGCAAGGCGCTCAATGCGCTGGCGGCGAGACTGCCGTTGATTGTCAGCGGAAGCGCCGACCTCTATGGCTCGACCAAGAATTACCTGGACGACGCCGGTGGCGATTTCACCCGTGAGAACCGACTTGGCCGCAATATCCGTTTCGGTATCCGGGAGCACGCGATGGGCGCGATCGTCAACGGGATGGCTTACGAGGGACTGTTCATCCCGTCCGGTGCCACCTTCTTCACTTTTTCCGATTATATGCGGCCGTCGGTCCGCCTGTCGGCTCTTTCGGGTCTGCCGGTGATGTGGTACTGGACGCATGACAGTGTCGGGGTGGGGGTGGATGGTCCGACCCATCAGCCGGTGGAAACGATCGGCAGCCTGCGCTGTGTCCCGAATCTCGACATGATCCGTCCGGCTGATGCCGAGGAGGTGGCCGGTGCCATCGTTGCGGCGATCGAGCGGGCGGACGGTCCCACCGGTTTGAGTCTCTCGCGGCAGGATCTGCCTTTGCTGTCCGAGATCCCGGTGGCCGAGCGTCGCCGGGGAGTGCTCAGAGGAGGCTATGTCGCCCGTCGGGAGAAAGGCGAGCTCAAGGCCATCATCATCGGCACCGGCAGCGAGCTGCAGCTCGCGCTGAAGGCGGCCGATACTCTGGGAGACGGAGTGCGGGTCGTCTCCATGCCCTGCACGGAGCGCTTCGACCGCCAGGCGAGTGATTACCGGGAGAGTGTGCTTCCGGCAGGTTGTCGGCGGCGGGTCGCGGTCGAGGCGGGCGTTTCCGAAACGTGGTACAAATATGTCGGCCTCGACGGCGAGGTCGTCGGGATCGATCGTTTCGGTTTGTCGGCTCCGGGTGACCAGGTGATGGACGCTCTTGGCGTCACGGTCGAAACGGTTGCTGCGGCGGTCAAACGGGTGATGGCCTGAAGACCGGATCCATTGAGTCCTGTTCTGTTTTTCATGGAGGCGCCGTTTACCGGCGCCTCGTTTTTTTGGATCGACGCACGGAGTCGGTTCCATTGGGATCGCCCGGCTGTCCAGCGATGCCGTCGAATCCGGCTGATCCCCGACGTCGCGCTCGGCCGGTCGTCCACCCTGCCTGCTCCCCGATTACACATAGTGAAGCCGCCTCGAGTCCATCACGCGAATTGACGCGAATGCGTGGCAAGAGGCTGCCGCGGCTACTGCTACAGCTCTTGAATTCTCCTGAGTCCCATTTGATCCGGCGCCACTGACTCCCGAACCCACTCTCCTCCGACCATGATTGATCCAACGAATTCCGATCCCCTTGAGATGAATGCCTCGGGGTTGTTGCGCAAATTGACCGGCCGCAGGCCTGCCCCGAGGGGCCGTGCCCGCCCGGGGAGCACGACCCTACATACTGATTTCTGGTGGAGTCGCTTCGTCGTTCCGGTTCTGGGCGGCCTTCTGGCCGTCGGACTGGGCGGTTGTGGCAAGGGTGGCGACGGGGGAGGCGGCGGAGATGGCGGCGCGATGGCCGTCCCGGTGGTCGTTTCGCAAGTGCGACTTGAGGCGATCTCGGAGCGGATCTTTGTCGTGGGGAGTCTGGCTGCGAATGAGCGGGTGGAGATCAAGAGCGAGATTGACGGGCGGCTCGAGACGGTCGGCTTTATCGAGGGGGAGTCGGTCAAGGCCGGGCAGGTTCTCTTCAAACTCGACCAGGTCAAACTCGAGGCCGCGGTCAACCTGGCGGAAGCCAATTTCAAACTGGCGAAGACGGTTCTCGAACGCAATGAATCCCTGCTGGAAAGCCGGTCGATTTCCCAGCAGGAACTGGATCGGGCGATCGCCACATTTTCCTCGACGCAGGCCAGTCTGGAACTGGCGAAGGAGGACCTGATTGATGCGACCATCGTGGCTCCTTTCGACGGGGTCATGAGTGATCGGAAGGTCAGTCCGGGCCAGGTGGTGAATTCGGGGACCCCTCTGGCCGCGATCATCGACACGGATCCATTGAAGGCGGAGTTCAATGTGCCCGAGAGGTTCATCAGTCAGCTGACACTCGGGCAGAATATCGAGATCAAGGTCACCGCCTACCCGAACGAAACCTTTGTCGGCCGGGTCTATTTCATCAGCCCCGAAGTGACTTCCTCGAGCCGGACGGTCCTGATGAAGGCGGAGGTGGACAACCGGGACGGACGTTTGAAAGCGGGCATGTTCGGCAATCTGGACCTGATCCTCGACGTGAAGGAAGGGGCCCTGGTCATCCCGGAAACCGCAATCAGCTACCGGGGCGATCTCGCCTCGGTTTACGTGATCAACGAGGCGAACGAGGCTGAGCTCCGATCCGTCCGCCCGGGCATTCGCCTGGCGGGCCGGGTTGAGATCGTCGAGGGATTGCAGGCGGGTGAGCGGGTCGTGACCGAGGGTATCCAGAAGATCGGCCCGGGATCACCGGTTTCGATTTCCCCGAAGTCGGATCTGATCCTCCCGGCGGACGATCCGAACGCTGAGGACACGGTGCCAAACGGCTGACGCTGAACCGGATTTCCCGACATGTTACTGTCCCAAGTCAGCATCCGCCGCCCGATCCTCACCACGATGATGAGCCTCGGCCTGCTCATCTTCGGCATTCTCGGTTTGTCCCGACTCCCGGTGCGCGAATTGCCGGACGTGGATCCTCCGATCGTCGATGTGCTCACCGTCTATCCGGGTGCGAGCGCCACGGTGGTGGAAACCGAAGTGACGGAGCGCCTGGAGGAGGCGATCAACAGCATCGAGGGCATCAAGCGGATGACCAGTCAGAGCCGCGAGCAGGTCAGCAATGTCACGGTCGAGTTCAATCTGGGCAGAGACATCGATGTGGCCGCCCAGGACGTCCGGGACCGGGTATCGCGCATCCGCGGCCGGTTGCCGGAGGACATCCTGGAACCCGTGGTGGCCAAGCAGGACTCCAACGCCTATGCCATTCTCTGGATCGCGCTGTACAGCGATCAGCTCAACACCCTTGAGTTGTCGGACCTGGCGATCAACCTGATCAAGGACCGCCTGCAGACGGTGGAGGGGGTCAGTTCGGTCATCATCGGGGGAGAGAAACGTTTTGCCATCCGGCTTTGGCTCGATCCGGAGAAGATGGCGGCGCGGCGTGTCACGGTGGACGATGTGCAGACGGCGCTGCGCGAGCAGAACATCGAATTGCCGAGCGGGCGGGTAGAGAACCTCGAGCGCGAGATGACGATTCAGACCCGGGGCGAGATGAAGGATCCCGAAGAGTTCGGGGACCTGGTCATCCGCCGGGATGGCGACACGCTGATCCGCCTGCGCGAAATCGCCCGGGTGGAGGCGGGAGTCGAGGACCTGCGTTCGGTGGCCCGCTACAATTCCAAGCCGGCGGTCGGGATCGGCATCGTCCGGCAGTCGCGTTCGAACCTGATCGACGTGGCCCGGGGGATCAAGGCGGAGATGGAGCGTCTGAAGCCCTTCCTGCCGTCGTCGGTCGAGACCTTCTATGCCTATGATGAAGCGGCTTATGTCGAGCAGGCGGTGGTCGAGGTCTGGGAGACGCTCGGCATCGCCTTTGTCCTGGTCGTCCTGACCATCTTCATCTTCCTGCGGAGCGTCCGGTCGACCATCGTACCCGTTCTGGCGATACCAGTTTCCATCGTGGCCAGTTTCGGGCTGCTTTACGTTCTCGGTTATTCGATCAACATCATCACCCTTCTGGCCTTGATCCTCGCGATCGGCATCGTGGTCGACGACTCAATCGTGGTTCTGGAGAACATCTTCCGCCATATCGAGGAGGGACTCTCGCCGATGGAGGCGGCCAAGAAGTCGATGGAGGAGATCGCCTATGCGATCGTGACGATCACCCTGTCGCTGGTCGCGGTATTCCTGCCCCTTGCTTTTCTGCCGAGTCTGACAGGTCGGCTCTTCATCGAGTTTGCCACGGCCCTGTCAGGATCTGTGCTCATCTCGGCCTTCGTGGCGTTGACCCTGGCGCCGATGGTGGCCTCGCGTGCGCTCCGGCCGCTCAATCGTGAGAAGCACGGCCGGCTCTTCAATTTCTTCGAGCGCCGGTTCGACTGGATCAACGGCCACTACATGCGGGTGTTGCGCTTCTCCATGCGGCACCGTTTCCTGGTCATCTTCGGAGCGATCGCCTCGCTGGGGCTTTCGGCCCTGGTTCTCTCACGGCTGGACCGTGAATTCCTTCCTGATGAAGACAAGGGGCGGCTCTTCTGTATTCTCTTCGCGCCGGAGGGATCGACCAGTGAATACACGGACCGGATGATGCGCCAGATGGAGGCGATTGTTTCCGAAACGCCCGAGGTGGCGGGCTATTTCACGGCGGTGGCCCTCCCGTTCAGTGGTCCGGGTTCGGCGACGGTTGGCTTCATGTTCATCACCCTGAAGGAGGATCGGGAGCGGCATGTCCGGGAAATCGTGGGCGCGCCGGACGGATTCGGGAACCGCTTCTTCACTGAGATCGAGGGTGCGTTCGCTGTGCCGAACATCCCGAAGGCGATCGAGACGACCGGTGGCCGCCCCTTTCAGCTGGTCCTGCAGAGCACCGAGATGGATGCGGTCGAGGCCTACACCCTCGAGTTGACCAACAAGCTGCGGCAGATCGGCTACCTGACCAATGTCCGGCAGAATTTCGAAGTGAGCAAACCCGAGCTGCGGATCATGGTGGAGCGCAACCGGGCGGCGGCGCTCGGAGTCTCGATCGAACAGGTTTCGCGGACTCTGCAGATTCTCTTTGGGGGCCAGGATCTGAGCCGGGTCAAGCGGGGAGGGAAGGAATATGACGTCATCGCCCAGCTCGACCGTGAATCCCGGCTGACGCCTTCGGATCTTGACCGTCTTTATGTGCGCAGCGCGACAGGGCAACTGGTCCAGCTGAGCAACGTGGCCCGCTACGAAACCGGGGCCGGTCCCAATGCGATCTATCACTTCAATCGCTACCGCTCGGCCACGATCGAGGCACAGCCGGTCGGAATCACCCTGGGAACGGCGATGGAGCGGGTGGAGAAATTGCTGGAGCAGGACCTGCCGGCGGGTTTCCGTTATGAGTGGACGGGCGAATCGGGGGATCTGCAGGAAACCGGTCAGGACATCACCTTCGTCTTTGTTCTGGCACTGGTCATTGTCTTCATGGTTCTGGCCGCCCAGTTTGAAAGTGTCGTCCATCCCTTCACCGTCATGCTCTCCCTGCCGCTGGCCTTTCTCGGCGCTTTCGGCCTGCTCTGGCTGGTCGGGTGGATCCTGCCTGACGTGGGTGGGATGAACATCAACCTGTTCAGCCAGATCGGACTCGTTCTCCTGGTTGGTCTTGTGACCAAGAATTCCATACTTCTGGTCGAGTTTGCCAATCAACGCGTGGCGCGCGGGGTGCCGGCGATGGAGGCCATGATCGAGGCGGGCCGGATCCGTCTTCGGCCGATTCTCATGACCAGCCTGGCGACGATCGCGGGTATTCTGCCCATCGCCATCGGCATCGGCGGATCAGCGGAAGGACGTCGTCCGCTGGGTGTGGCGGCGGTCGGCGGCATGGTCACGAGCACGATGCTCACCCTGATCGTCATCCCGGTGGTCTACACCCTCTTCGCCGATCTGACGAATCGGCGGAAGCGCAAGAGGACAAAGGCGGCGGGCGAAGCGGGAGAACCGGTGTCGCAGGCTGATTCCGGATCCGGGGATTGAATGACCGCGCCGGCGACCAGGGCCACCCGCTTCCGCCGGGGGATAATCTTCGCCCTGTCCGGGATGGCGGTCGCCGCACTGGCCGGCGTGATCACTGTCCTGATTCCGTCGATACAGCGTTCGATCTTCCTCTCGCTGCTTGTCTCCCCGGGCCTGGATCGGGTCGAGGTTGGTCAGGTCCGCTTTCGGCCGGGTTCATTTCTGGTTGAAAACCTGGTGATCGAGGAAGCCGGGATGCGGACGGAGGTTGGGCGTGCCTGGGGTGAGGGGGGGATCTGGAAGGCCCTGTTGGGACGCGCGGTCGAGCTGCGCGTCTATGAGGTGGAGGGGTGGTCGGTCCGTCTGGATCGCGAGAGCCTGGTGACGGCGGGGAAGGGAGGGCTTCCGGTCGAGTCGGCCCTGGCCTTGCTGCCGTTGTTTCTGACGGTGGACGAATTCCGGGTGAATGGCCAGCTGGCGATCGAAACCGGACCGGAAGGGCTCATCCACCTGGAGATGGAAGGGGAGGGCACCGGTTTGGGACCGGACCGGGTCGGCCGGATCGGTGTGGCCGGGACGGTTCAGGGGCTGGGCCTGCCCGATCAACCTCTCCAATTGGATTTCACCATCGCGCGGGGGGCTGAATCGGATCCGGTTGAGATCGGGGTGGAAGGAACCCTGGGAGAAGGGGCGGACGGCGTTTTTCTCACCCTGGTGGCACGCCAGGAGGATACCCTGCTGACGGTGGAAGGGGCGATCGAGGCAGATCTGCCGCCTCTGGATGCACTCCTCGGGTGGGGCGATCCTCCGCGCCTCGCTTCGGGCCGGGGCCGGTTGAGCTTTGCCACGAGAGCCAACCACTCGGGTGAGATGATGGTCGATGGGGAACTGGCGGTCTCGGGACTCGAGCTGACCGGCGGATACCACCTCGATCAACTGAGAGCTCCGTATCGATTGATCCTGATTCCGGATACAAGTTTCTCGCTGCGGGCGCCGATCGTGATTGATCGCGGCGGACTCCTGTCGGATCTGCAGGTGGCGGTTTCGGCGGTGGCGGATGATCCGGACTGGCAGGTGGACGGGACCCTGTCGGGTGATCAGATCAAGCTGGAGGATCTTGCGATTCTTGCGCCACTTTTCCGGATTCCCACCGACCCGGAGGCAATCGACGCTTCGGTGGCCTGGCGGTCCTTTCGCGGGCATCTGGGTTTGGATCTTGCCCGGGTCTGGGTTGGTTCGGGGGCGGTCCTGGAAGACCTGGCTGCCGGGATGGACTTTTCGGACGATGAGGTGCGGATCGAAGAGGCGACCGCGGTGTTGGCCGGAGGTGCGCTGATGGGTCGCCTGAGCCTGGGGTTTGATGCGTCCGCTCCGCTGCCCTACCGGTTGGAAAGCCGCTGGACGGCATCGGGGGTCGAAATCGATAAGCTGTTGGACGACCGGGCTGGAGGCGCGGTCATGGACGGTCCGTTTGCGCTGGATCTGACAACGGAGGCTGCCGGGGGAAATCTGCGGGCGCTGGGCGGGGGACTGACCGGCCGGTTGGCGCTCCTGGGCGGTCCCGGCAGTTTCCGGGGCTTCCAGGAGCAGACCCGATCCGCCTCGAATCTCGCCGGGATGCTGGGCGCGCTCCTGGGATCGGATCGCCTGCAGGCCCTGGCCGGTTTGGGCCGGGAACTGGGTGAGATTCATTATGAACAGATCCGGATGAACCTGGAGCGGGACGAGACGGGTCGGCTTGCGGTGGAGCGACTTCAACTCCAGGGTCCGGATATCAAGTTGGCAGGCGAGGGATGGATTGAATCCTCGGGGTGGGCGGATTACGCCGATGCGCCGATGGCCCTGACCTTTCGGATGGGCGCCAAGGGAACCCTGGCCGACCTGCTCGGGATGGTCGGGTTGACGGAACTGGGCCGGATCGACGCCGAAGGCTACCGGCTGATGACGGGTTCCTTCAAGGTGAGGGGATCGCCGGCCCGGCCGGATGTCTCCGAACTGTGGGGAATCCTCAGGCAGGCAGCCACGGATACTTTCTTCGGTGGCGGGCGGTGATCGCGGCGCGGACCCGGCCAGGCGCGGCTGCGCCGAGGAAGGCAAACCGCACCGCCGGATTCGAGTCATCCGCTTCGCCCGGGCAGAAATCACGGAATCGAGCATTACAGTCTTAAGGTGAGCTGCGCACTTGCCATGCGGGGTCGAGGGAGTTTACTAGTGCGTTGTCAGCGCTGTCTGTGCCGGACCCTGGGCGCCGGTTGATAAATTCTTCGGGACAATTGTTTTTCAGGGCTAGATGGAGCATTCGGTAGTTGTTGATGCGGTCAGCAAGTCGCTGGGAGGACAGCAGGTCGTGCGGGGAGTCTCGCTATCGGTCAGGACCGGTGAGTTCTTCTCCCTGCTTGGACCCAGCGGTTGTGGCAAGTCGACCACACTCCGATTGATTGCGGGTTTCGAGAAACCCAATGAGGGCCGGATCCTGATCAACGGATCTTTGCCGAACGGAACTC from Opitutaceae bacterium includes:
- a CDS encoding efflux RND transporter permease subunit — its product is MLLSQVSIRRPILTTMMSLGLLIFGILGLSRLPVRELPDVDPPIVDVLTVYPGASATVVETEVTERLEEAINSIEGIKRMTSQSREQVSNVTVEFNLGRDIDVAAQDVRDRVSRIRGRLPEDILEPVVAKQDSNAYAILWIALYSDQLNTLELSDLAINLIKDRLQTVEGVSSVIIGGEKRFAIRLWLDPEKMAARRVTVDDVQTALREQNIELPSGRVENLEREMTIQTRGEMKDPEEFGDLVIRRDGDTLIRLREIARVEAGVEDLRSVARYNSKPAVGIGIVRQSRSNLIDVARGIKAEMERLKPFLPSSVETFYAYDEAAYVEQAVVEVWETLGIAFVLVVLTIFIFLRSVRSTIVPVLAIPVSIVASFGLLYVLGYSINIITLLALILAIGIVVDDSIVVLENIFRHIEEGLSPMEAAKKSMEEIAYAIVTITLSLVAVFLPLAFLPSLTGRLFIEFATALSGSVLISAFVALTLAPMVASRALRPLNREKHGRLFNFFERRFDWINGHYMRVLRFSMRHRFLVIFGAIASLGLSALVLSRLDREFLPDEDKGRLFCILFAPEGSTSEYTDRMMRQMEAIVSETPEVAGYFTAVALPFSGPGSATVGFMFITLKEDRERHVREIVGAPDGFGNRFFTEIEGAFAVPNIPKAIETTGGRPFQLVLQSTEMDAVEAYTLELTNKLRQIGYLTNVRQNFEVSKPELRIMVERNRAAALGVSIEQVSRTLQILFGGQDLSRVKRGGKEYDVIAQLDRESRLTPSDLDRLYVRSATGQLVQLSNVARYETGAGPNAIYHFNRYRSATIEAQPVGITLGTAMERVEKLLEQDLPAGFRYEWTGESGDLQETGQDITFVFVLALVIVFMVLAAQFESVVHPFTVMLSLPLAFLGAFGLLWLVGWILPDVGGMNINLFSQIGLVLLVGLVTKNSILLVEFANQRVARGVPAMEAMIEAGRIRLRPILMTSLATIAGILPIAIGIGGSAEGRRPLGVAAVGGMVTSTMLTLIVIPVVYTLFADLTNRRKRKRTKAAGEAGEPVSQADSGSGD